A stretch of Carnobacterium iners DNA encodes these proteins:
- the rplJ gene encoding 50S ribosomal protein L10, whose protein sequence is MSQAAIAEKQLLVETAMTQFQNAASVVVMDYRGLTVQEVTELRKQLRDAGVVMQVIKNSVLSRAAQAAGLEGMDDVFKGPTAIAFSNEDVIAPAKIIAEFAKVASALEIKGGVIEGKVSSVEEMNALATLPNRDGLLSMLLSVLQAPIRNTALIIKAVAESKEEEVA, encoded by the coding sequence ATGAGTCAAGCAGCAATCGCAGAAAAACAATTGCTTGTTGAAACAGCAATGACACAATTCCAAAATGCAGCATCAGTTGTAGTAATGGATTACCGTGGATTAACTGTTCAAGAAGTAACTGAATTACGTAAACAATTACGTGATGCAGGTGTTGTAATGCAAGTAATCAAAAATTCTGTTTTAAGTCGTGCAGCGCAAGCAGCAGGTTTAGAAGGAATGGACGATGTTTTCAAAGGACCTACAGCTATTGCTTTTAGTAATGAAGATGTTATTGCACCTGCAAAAATTATTGCAGAATTCGCTAAGGTGGCATCAGCTTTAGAAATTAAAGGTGGCGTAATCGAAGGCAAAGTATCATCAGTAGAAGAAATGAACGCTCTTGCAACATTACCAAATCGCGATGGTTTACTATCAATGTTACTATCTGTACTTCAAGCTCCAATTCGCAATACTGCTCTTATTATCAAAGCAGTTGCAGAATCAAAAGAAGAAGAAGTAGCTTAA
- a CDS encoding ISNCY family transposase produces MNEDKKYKAIKAVAEKRKDKKRACIELGLSMRQVNRLIQEYQEGGKGVFSHGNRGKIAKHAVPKETKKQVIELYQSFKIKPNVKHFTEILKEDHDICYTDTTIRRILYQAHILSPKTQRKTRKKIKARIKAKSMKGKKEVENPLVPRAEDQMELPEKSHPSRPRKKYQGELIQMDASSYNWFGKDVAHLHLAIDDASGNIVGAYFDTQETLKGYYHVLNQILTKQGIPLAFLTDKRTVFEYTSKAMRAVEEDTFTQFGFACHQLGIEVNTTSIPQAKGRVERLNGTVQSRLPVDLELAGIQSMEEANHFLIKWVRTFNKKFGNKTKESIYENAPTKSEINLLLARVANRKVDSGHHIRYQNNYYLPTEDSEDRYFTRRSKVLIIEAFNGNIYVNIAEKIYTTRRLKEHDYYSQEFDSIPEQKKERRQYIPLQSHPWKLESFKRYLRSVGKTLEEYEAEQTA; encoded by the coding sequence ATGAATGAAGATAAGAAATATAAAGCAATAAAAGCTGTGGCAGAAAAAAGAAAGGACAAAAAGAGAGCTTGTATTGAACTTGGGCTCTCGATGAGGCAAGTCAACAGATTAATTCAAGAATATCAAGAAGGAGGAAAAGGTGTTTTTTCACACGGTAATAGAGGAAAAATAGCTAAGCACGCCGTGCCTAAGGAAACAAAAAAACAAGTAATTGAGCTCTATCAAAGTTTTAAGATAAAACCTAACGTGAAGCATTTTACTGAAATTTTGAAGGAAGATCATGACATCTGTTACACTGATACGACTATTCGCCGTATTTTATATCAAGCTCATATTCTATCACCTAAAACTCAAAGAAAAACGCGTAAGAAAATAAAAGCTCGAATCAAAGCTAAATCAATGAAAGGAAAAAAAGAGGTTGAGAACCCACTGGTTCCAAGAGCAGAAGATCAAATGGAGTTACCCGAAAAAAGCCATCCTAGCCGTCCTAGAAAGAAATATCAGGGGGAGCTTATTCAAATGGATGCCAGCTCCTATAACTGGTTTGGTAAAGATGTGGCACATCTTCATTTAGCTATTGATGACGCTTCTGGTAACATCGTTGGGGCTTATTTCGATACGCAAGAAACACTCAAGGGCTATTATCATGTGCTCAATCAAATCCTAACGAAACAAGGCATCCCCTTAGCTTTTTTAACAGATAAACGAACTGTTTTTGAATACACATCAAAAGCCATGAGAGCGGTTGAAGAAGATACATTTACCCAGTTTGGTTTTGCCTGTCATCAACTCGGTATTGAGGTTAATACCACGTCTATACCACAAGCTAAGGGCCGTGTAGAGCGTTTAAACGGGACTGTTCAATCGCGACTTCCTGTAGATTTAGAATTAGCTGGAATACAGTCTATGGAGGAAGCCAATCACTTTTTAATAAAATGGGTTAGAACTTTTAATAAGAAGTTTGGTAATAAAACGAAGGAATCCATCTATGAAAATGCACCAACTAAATCAGAAATCAATTTATTATTAGCACGAGTAGCTAATAGAAAAGTGGATAGTGGGCATCATATTCGTTATCAAAATAACTATTACCTGCCTACGGAAGATAGTGAAGATAGATACTTTACGCGAAGATCAAAGGTGCTAATTATCGAAGCGTTTAATGGAAATATCTATGTAAATATAGCTGAAAAAATATACACAACAAGGAGACTGAAAGAACATGACTACTACTCACAAGAATTTGATTCGATTCCAGAGCAAAAAAAAGAAAGACGCCAGTATATTCCCCTACAATCTCACCCGTGGAAACTAGAGTCTTTCAAAAGATATCTTCGTAGTGTCGGAAAAACACTCGAAGAGTATGAAGCTGAACAAACAGCTTAA
- the menA gene encoding 1,4-dihydroxy-2-naphthoate polyprenyltransferase — MTLTVFLKLVEIQTKIASLFPFLLGALFSRTYFKSFNLVNTLMFFTAMLLFDRTTTAINNLIDYQKAKDNTYKKEVNIIGQQNISEKIVIRIIIIMLSIASLLGLWLVYQTTILLLFMGGACFIIGIFYTFGPVPISRMPLGEILSGLVMGFGIFFITVYVNIESSVLLDLVFQGTTFLLIGNYLAIAKIAFVSLPTVFLIANIMLANNICDLNQDIGNHRYTLPFYIGKKNAVLLFNLLMYVSYVIIILVVAFKLMHPLVLLILVTVIPIKKNLHEFNQEQIKEKTFSVAIKNISIFSGAEVLLLTASLLFVQ, encoded by the coding sequence TTGACACTGACTGTTTTTTTAAAACTTGTTGAGATACAGACAAAAATTGCTAGTTTATTTCCATTTTTATTAGGCGCTTTATTCTCTCGCACATATTTTAAGTCTTTTAATTTAGTGAATACACTTATGTTTTTTACAGCGATGCTGCTATTTGATAGGACGACAACAGCTATTAATAATTTGATCGATTATCAAAAAGCGAAAGATAATACGTACAAGAAAGAAGTCAATATTATCGGACAACAGAATATTTCTGAAAAAATAGTAATTCGGATAATCATTATTATGCTAAGTATTGCTTCACTACTAGGTCTATGGTTAGTCTATCAAACAACAATCTTGTTGCTCTTTATGGGAGGAGCCTGTTTCATTATCGGTATTTTCTACACATTTGGTCCGGTTCCAATTTCAAGAATGCCATTGGGAGAAATACTTTCTGGATTAGTTATGGGATTTGGGATTTTCTTTATTACGGTTTATGTAAATATAGAGTCGAGTGTGCTGTTAGACTTAGTTTTTCAAGGAACGACGTTTCTTCTAATAGGCAACTACCTCGCTATTGCAAAAATAGCATTTGTTTCACTGCCAACAGTCTTTTTAATTGCAAATATTATGTTAGCTAATAATATATGTGACTTAAATCAGGATATAGGTAACCATCGGTATACATTGCCTTTTTATATAGGTAAAAAGAATGCTGTTTTATTATTCAATCTGTTAATGTATGTTTCCTACGTCATTATTATTTTAGTAGTAGCTTTCAAATTAATGCACCCGTTAGTACTGTTGATCTTAGTTACAGTTATTCCGATTAAGAAAAATCTTCATGAATTTAATCAAGAACAGATAAAAGAAAAAACATTTTCTGTTGCGATTAAAAATATTTCCATCTTTAGTGGAGCAGAAGTTTTACTTTTAACTGCTAGTTTATTATTTGTTCAATAG
- the secE gene encoding preprotein translocase subunit SecE, which translates to MSKIKGFLGGVSREMKAVTWPTSKELKRNTIIVFGVCLLFTIFFMVVDFGIDSILDLIL; encoded by the coding sequence ATGAGTAAAATAAAAGGTTTTTTGGGTGGCGTAAGTCGTGAAATGAAAGCTGTCACTTGGCCGACAAGTAAAGAATTAAAAAGAAACACAATTATTGTGTTTGGAGTTTGTCTGTTATTTACGATTTTCTTTATGGTTGTTGACTTCGGAATTGATTCTATTCTTGATTTAATTTTATAA
- a CDS encoding ISNCY family transposase, which produces MFEEQKYKTIKKINNGQISKARAGVELALSRRQINRLIRVYQTEGKSGFRHGNQNRKPSTGLTPETKKKIITLYNKKYEAFNLTHFTEKLVEVENIQVSYTTVRNLLYEKNLLSPRAFRQTKRKKHKELQEKEQHKQVLTKKKCQVLNELDYVDTLKAHPSRSRKKYFGEQLQMDASSHDWFKNGSYAHLHAAIDDATGIIVGARFDKEETLDAYYEVTEQFLTNYGIPYEILTDNRTVFIYKQEKHPSEEKDTFTQFGYACHTLGINLRTTSIPQAKGKIERLWNTLQDRLLQEMALCSIQSIDEANLFLKHYIPTYNAKFALQLKDSKSAFEKLPKTVILDHILARFSQRIIQKGHGVKYQNKLYRLHDQNQQVLLTPKTSVMIIHTKGNELYASVDNSVFSLQEILLHEEVSKELDEPVRARKTQLVIPALSHPWKKPSYDRYLRNKKQKEAIKKGALLK; this is translated from the coding sequence ATGTTTGAAGAACAAAAATATAAGACCATAAAAAAAATAAACAATGGACAAATTTCCAAAGCTCGTGCAGGAGTCGAGTTAGCTCTATCTCGTAGACAAATCAATCGATTAATTCGGGTTTATCAGACAGAAGGTAAAAGCGGCTTTAGACATGGGAATCAGAATCGGAAACCTTCTACTGGTTTAACACCTGAAACTAAGAAAAAAATTATTACGCTTTACAACAAGAAATATGAAGCGTTCAATCTTACACACTTTACTGAGAAATTAGTTGAAGTAGAAAATATCCAAGTCTCATACACAACGGTACGAAACTTATTGTATGAAAAAAATCTCTTATCCCCACGTGCTTTTCGACAAACAAAAAGAAAAAAACATAAGGAATTGCAAGAAAAGGAACAACATAAACAAGTACTAACAAAAAAAAAATGTCAGGTATTAAATGAATTAGATTATGTAGATACATTGAAGGCTCATCCAAGTCGTTCTCGCAAGAAATACTTTGGCGAACAGCTTCAAATGGACGCTTCCTCTCATGATTGGTTTAAAAACGGGTCATATGCTCATTTACACGCTGCAATCGATGACGCAACTGGGATTATAGTAGGAGCCCGTTTTGATAAGGAGGAGACGCTAGACGCTTATTATGAAGTGACGGAGCAATTTTTGACCAACTACGGTATTCCTTACGAAATTTTAACAGATAACCGTACGGTTTTTATCTATAAACAAGAAAAGCACCCTTCTGAAGAAAAGGATACTTTTACACAATTTGGATATGCCTGCCATACTTTAGGAATAAACTTACGTACAACTAGTATCCCTCAAGCAAAAGGAAAAATAGAACGGCTTTGGAATACACTCCAAGATCGTCTCCTTCAAGAAATGGCCTTATGTTCTATCCAATCAATCGATGAAGCAAATCTATTTTTGAAGCATTACATTCCTACATATAATGCCAAATTTGCTTTACAGCTCAAGGATAGCAAAAGTGCTTTTGAAAAGCTACCAAAAACAGTCATTTTGGATCATATACTCGCTCGATTTTCGCAACGAATTATCCAAAAAGGTCATGGCGTGAAGTATCAAAATAAGCTTTATCGCTTGCATGATCAAAACCAGCAGGTTTTACTTACTCCAAAAACAAGCGTCATGATTATCCATACAAAGGGAAATGAGTTATACGCTAGCGTTGATAATTCGGTGTTTTCCTTACAAGAAATTTTATTACATGAAGAAGTATCGAAAGAATTAGATGAACCTGTAAGAGCGAGAAAGACTCAATTAGTAATACCGGCCTTATCTCATCCTTGGAAAAAACCATCCTATGATCGTTATCTTAGAAATAAAAAACAAAAAGAAGCTATAAAAAAAGGTGCTTTACTCAAATAA
- the rpmG gene encoding 50S ribosomal protein L33, protein MTVKKSALACSICGSRNYSKKVNSAGRTERLEVKKFCKYCNQHTIHRETK, encoded by the coding sequence ATGACTGTTAAAAAATCTGCCCTAGCTTGTTCGATTTGTGGATCTAGAAACTATTCTAAAAAAGTGAATAGTGCTGGACGTACGGAAAGACTAGAAGTAAAGAAATTTTGTAAATATTGTAATCAGCACACGATACATCGTGAAACGAAATAA
- the rplK gene encoding 50S ribosomal protein L11, with translation MAKKVVKLVKLQIPAGKASPAPPVGPALGQAQVNIMGFCKEFNARTQDLGGLLTPVVISVYEDRSFTFITKTPPAAVLLKKAAGIEKASGEPNKKKVATVTSAQVQEIAETKMPDLNAATVEAAMQMVEGTARSMGITVEG, from the coding sequence GTGGCCAAAAAAGTTGTTAAGTTAGTTAAATTGCAGATTCCTGCAGGAAAAGCAAGTCCAGCTCCACCAGTAGGTCCAGCTTTAGGTCAAGCGCAAGTGAACATCATGGGATTCTGTAAAGAATTCAATGCACGTACGCAAGATTTAGGTGGATTACTGACACCAGTTGTTATTTCTGTATATGAAGATCGTTCATTTACATTTATTACAAAAACACCGCCTGCGGCTGTTTTGCTTAAAAAAGCTGCTGGTATTGAAAAAGCATCCGGTGAACCAAACAAGAAAAAAGTTGCAACCGTTACAAGTGCACAAGTACAAGAAATCGCTGAAACAAAAATGCCTGACCTAAATGCTGCAACTGTTGAAGCTGCTATGCAAATGGTAGAAGGTACTGCACGAAGCATGGGAATTACTGTCGAAGGTTAA
- the rplL gene encoding 50S ribosomal protein L7/L12 translates to MSLNIEQIIADLKESTVLELNDLVKAIEEEFGVTAAAPVAAAGGAESAAAEQTEFTVELTAVGDAKIKVIKAVREATGLGLKEAKALVDGAPAAIKEDISKEDAEAMKEALEAAGATVTVK, encoded by the coding sequence ATGTCATTAAACATTGAACAAATCATTGCTGATTTGAAAGAATCAACAGTATTAGAATTAAACGACTTAGTAAAAGCTATCGAAGAAGAATTTGGCGTAACTGCTGCAGCTCCTGTAGCTGCTGCTGGTGGAGCAGAATCTGCTGCTGCTGAGCAAACAGAATTCACAGTTGAATTAACAGCTGTTGGAGACGCAAAAATTAAAGTAATCAAAGCAGTTCGCGAAGCAACTGGCTTAGGTTTGAAAGAAGCTAAAGCTTTAGTTGACGGCGCACCTGCAGCAATTAAAGAAGATATTTCTAAAGAAGACGCTGAAGCAATGAAAGAAGCTCTTGAAGCTGCTGGCGCAACTGTAACAGTTAAATAA
- a CDS encoding class I SAM-dependent methyltransferase, which translates to MADHYFTNKPNTESEQSAWTYKLRGHTFKFVTDLGVFSKKTVDFGSRLLIETIDLDNMVEGDILDIGCGYGPMGLSLAKEASERMVEMVDVNERALGLAKQNASNNRISNAKIHPSNIYQQVKGDSFAAIISNPPIRAGKKVVHEILTGSFDRLRTQGTLTIVIQKKQGAPSAKEKMIETFGNAEILIKDKGYWIIQSIKN; encoded by the coding sequence ATGGCAGATCATTACTTTACAAACAAACCTAATACTGAAAGTGAACAGTCAGCTTGGACATACAAATTACGCGGACATACGTTTAAATTTGTAACAGATTTAGGTGTTTTTTCTAAAAAAACCGTTGATTTTGGCTCTCGTTTGTTAATTGAAACAATTGACTTAGATAACATGGTGGAAGGTGACATTCTAGATATAGGCTGTGGATATGGACCGATGGGACTTTCTTTAGCTAAAGAAGCTTCTGAAAGAATGGTCGAGATGGTAGATGTTAATGAACGTGCGTTAGGGTTAGCGAAACAAAATGCTTCTAACAATCGGATTAGCAATGCGAAAATTCATCCTTCTAATATTTATCAACAAGTAAAAGGCGATTCTTTTGCTGCAATTATCAGCAATCCGCCCATTCGTGCAGGGAAAAAAGTTGTTCACGAAATATTGACAGGGTCTTTCGATCGCTTAAGAACGCAAGGAACATTAACTATCGTCATTCAAAAGAAGCAAGGAGCGCCTAGCGCAAAAGAAAAGATGATAGAGACCTTTGGAAATGCAGAAATTTTAATAAAAGATAAAGGATATTGGATTATTCAAAGCATAAAGAATTAA
- a CDS encoding ISNCY family transposase produces the protein MNEDKKYKAIKAVAEKRKDKKRACIELGLSMRQVNRLIQEYQEGGKGVFSHGNRGKIAKHAVPKETKKQVIELYQSFKIKPNVKHFTEILKEDHDICYTDTTIRRILYQAHILSPKTQRKTRKKIKARIKAKSMKGKKEVENPLVPRAEDQMELPEKSHPSRPRKKYQGELIQMDASSYNWFGKDVAHLYLAIDDASGNIVGAYFDTQETLKGYYHVLNQILTKQGIPLAFLTDKRTVFEYTSKAMRAVEEDTFTQFGFACHQLGIEVNTTSIPQAKGRVERLNGTVQSRLPVDLELAGIQSMEEANHFLIKWVRTFNKKFGNKTKESIYENTPTKSEINLLLARVANRKVDSGHHIRYQNNYYLPTEGSEDRYFTRRSKVLIIEAFNGNIYVNIAEKIYTTRRLKEHDYYSQEFDSIPEQKKERRQYIPLQSHPWKLESFKRYLRSVEKTLEEYEAEQTA, from the coding sequence ATGAATGAAGATAAGAAATATAAAGCAATAAAAGCTGTGGCAGAAAAAAGAAAGGACAAAAAGAGAGCTTGTATTGAACTTGGGCTCTCGATGAGGCAAGTCAACAGATTAATTCAAGAATATCAAGAAGGAGGAAAAGGTGTTTTTTCACACGGTAATAGAGGAAAAATAGCTAAGCACGCCGTGCCTAAGGAAACAAAAAAACAAGTAATTGAGCTCTATCAAAGTTTTAAGATAAAACCTAACGTGAAGCATTTTACTGAAATTTTGAAGGAAGATCATGACATCTGTTACACTGATACGACTATTCGCCGTATTTTATATCAAGCTCATATTCTATCACCTAAAACTCAAAGAAAAACGCGTAAGAAAATAAAAGCTCGAATCAAAGCTAAATCAATGAAAGGAAAAAAAGAGGTTGAGAACCCACTGGTTCCAAGAGCAGAAGATCAAATGGAGTTACCCGAAAAAAGCCATCCTAGCCGTCCTAGAAAGAAATATCAGGGGGAGCTTATTCAAATGGATGCCAGCTCCTATAACTGGTTTGGTAAAGATGTGGCACATCTTTATTTAGCTATTGATGACGCTTCTGGTAACATCGTTGGGGCTTATTTCGATACGCAAGAAACACTCAAGGGCTATTATCATGTGCTCAATCAAATCCTAACGAAACAAGGCATCCCCTTAGCTTTTTTAACAGATAAACGAACTGTTTTTGAATACACATCAAAAGCCATGAGAGCGGTTGAAGAAGATACATTTACCCAGTTTGGTTTTGCCTGTCATCAACTCGGTATTGAGGTTAATACCACGTCTATACCACAAGCTAAGGGCCGTGTAGAGCGTTTAAACGGGACTGTTCAATCGCGACTTCCTGTAGATTTAGAATTAGCTGGAATACAGTCTATGGAGGAAGCCAATCACTTTTTAATAAAATGGGTTAGAACTTTTAATAAGAAGTTTGGTAATAAAACGAAGGAATCCATCTATGAAAATACACCAACTAAATCAGAAATCAATTTATTATTAGCACGAGTAGCTAATAGAAAAGTGGATAGTGGGCATCATATTCGTTATCAAAATAACTATTACCTGCCTACGGAAGGTAGTGAAGATAGATACTTTACGCGAAGATCAAAGGTGCTAATTATCGAAGCGTTTAATGGAAATATCTATGTAAATATAGCTGAAAAAATATACACAACAAGGAGACTGAAAGAACATGACTACTACTCACAAGAATTTGATTCGATTCCAGAGCAAAAAAAAGAAAGACGCCAGTATATTCCCCTACAATCTCACCCGTGGAAACTAGAGTCTTTCAAAAGATATCTTCGTAGTGTCGAAAAAACACTCGAAGAGTATGAAGCTGAACAAACAGCTTAA
- the rplA gene encoding 50S ribosomal protein L1: protein MAKKGKQYLAALEKVDVEKLYTVEEAVALIKETSFAKFDETIEVAYRLGVDPKKADQQIRGAVVLPNGTGKTQKVLVFAKGDKAKEAEAAGADYVGEAELVQKINGGWFDFDVVVATPDMMAEVGRLGRVLGPKGLMPNPKTGTVTMDVTKAINEIKAGKVTYRVDKAGNVHAPIGKVSFDTAKLIENFGTINDTMLKVKPSTAKGQYIKNISITSTFGPGVKVDANTFA from the coding sequence ATGGCTAAAAAAGGTAAACAATATTTAGCAGCTTTAGAAAAAGTAGATGTTGAAAAACTTTATACTGTAGAAGAAGCTGTAGCTTTGATAAAAGAAACTAGCTTTGCTAAATTTGATGAAACTATTGAAGTAGCATATAGACTTGGTGTAGATCCTAAGAAAGCTGACCAACAAATTCGTGGTGCAGTTGTTCTTCCAAACGGAACGGGTAAAACACAAAAAGTTCTAGTTTTCGCTAAAGGCGACAAAGCAAAAGAAGCAGAAGCAGCTGGAGCAGACTATGTCGGCGAAGCTGAATTAGTTCAAAAAATCAATGGTGGATGGTTTGATTTTGACGTTGTTGTAGCAACACCAGACATGATGGCTGAAGTTGGCCGTTTAGGACGCGTTTTAGGACCCAAAGGTTTAATGCCTAACCCTAAAACAGGTACTGTTACAATGGATGTTACAAAAGCAATCAATGAAATTAAAGCTGGTAAAGTTACTTACCGCGTAGACAAAGCAGGAAACGTTCATGCTCCTATCGGAAAAGTATCATTTGATACAGCTAAATTAATTGAAAACTTTGGTACAATCAATGACACAATGCTTAAAGTAAAACCTTCAACTGCTAAAGGTCAATATATCAAAAATATATCAATCACTAGCACATTTGGACCTGGCGTTAAAGTTGACGCTAATACATTTGCATAA
- the nusG gene encoding transcription termination/antitermination protein NusG, which produces MEQVEIEKHWYVLHTYSGYENKVKQNIESRANSMGMEDYIFRVVIPEEEETEKKNGKDKVTMKKTFPGYVLVEMIMSDDSWYVVRNTPGVTGFVGSHGAGSKPAPLLKEEIEVILRRLGISSRHKEVEFEVGESVTIIEGAFSGMVGKITEIEREKAKLKVNVEMFGRETSTELDFEQADKL; this is translated from the coding sequence GTGGAACAAGTTGAAATTGAAAAACACTGGTATGTTTTACATACCTATTCAGGCTACGAAAATAAAGTGAAACAAAATATTGAGTCACGTGCGAATAGTATGGGAATGGAAGATTATATCTTCCGCGTTGTTATCCCTGAGGAAGAAGAAACAGAAAAGAAAAATGGGAAAGATAAAGTAACAATGAAAAAAACATTCCCCGGGTATGTACTAGTAGAAATGATTATGTCTGATGATTCTTGGTATGTGGTTCGTAATACTCCAGGTGTAACAGGTTTTGTCGGTTCTCACGGAGCTGGGAGTAAGCCAGCTCCGCTACTAAAAGAAGAAATTGAAGTTATCTTACGTCGTTTAGGAATCAGTTCACGCCATAAAGAAGTTGAATTCGAAGTAGGCGAGTCTGTTACTATTATCGAAGGTGCTTTCAGTGGAATGGTCGGTAAAATTACTGAAATTGAACGAGAAAAAGCTAAATTAAAAGTAAATGTAGAGATGTTTGGTCGCGAAACAAGTACAGAACTTGATTTTGAACAAGCAGATAAACTTTAA